In Fundulus heteroclitus isolate FHET01 chromosome 16, MU-UCD_Fhet_4.1, whole genome shotgun sequence, a single genomic region encodes these proteins:
- the nfil3-2 gene encoding uncharacterized protein nfil3-2, translating to MENLSPTLKTLNTPSGNNIETFHGYEETLQGTPARLGRLIKPKPNLTCRRKRQFISDEKKDASYWEKRRKNNEAAKRSREKRRLNDMVLENRVIALNDENVRLKTELLQLKLRFGLISTASYIEKSQQISVGNEAGTGGSSSSSSSTQYYSSGYSSSSQVMINSDSSETEQSGRSDGHRQLVKYSPRGSLSDMSDGSSRDSPDPIPFEIKQEGDRLEMDITSGTTTQIMFNIHRGPASSSTHHQIKQHQEMDAAYNHHPHILQQQSQPHQETVAAIKATSQSAPHPPAAQRSVILYGASVASYPVDIVTRPQDVDLPVALKHSSSQLQQSITETSTETLAEVTKQLERKTLDSPTYELSDSFGEAKEREMYRVCQLTHQQLEQQQEGESPADLLSEQVEGLSHTQLYHHLQQPHHSHLSAQDEEPPVLSYEGGSRADSYLQSQSASLSDGDPCSSDKEASTDDDESLSLSCSDMSNLHNHHLSGILQSGLSLPQYPGCSQMQGWDPQGEVRGTALPHKLRLKHRAMSTGSSSGNCSGQESPTTTSAATPPPPLPQDPYLSLSPLQNIKQEHPSGACKLVTSGMKKDSGKKESGGRRNKRRD from the coding sequence ATGGAAAATCTAAGTCCAACTCTGAAGACACTAAATACACCCTCAGGGAACAACATTGAGACCTTCCACGGATATGAAGAGACTCTTCAAGGGACACCCGCCCGTCTGGGAAGACTTATCAAACCCAAGCCTAACCTTACGTGCAGACGGAAGCGTCAGTTCATTTCCGACGAGAAAAAGGACGCCTCCTACTGGGAGAAAAGGCGCAAGAACAACGAGGCCGCCAAACGTTCGCGGGAGAAGCGCCGTCTCAACGACATGGTTTTGGAAAATCGTGTCATCGCACTGAATGATGAAAATGTGAGGCTCAAGactgagctactccagctgaagTTACGCTTTGGTCTCATAAGCACAGCCTCGTACATTGAAAAGAGCCAACAGATCAGTGTAGGCAATGAAGCAGGAACCGGGGGCtcttcctcgtcctcctcttctACTCAGTACTACTCCAGCGGTTACTCGAGCAGTTCTCAGGTGATGATTAACTCAGACTCCTCCGAAACAGAGCAGTCGGGACGCAGCGACGGCCACAGGCAGCTGGTGAAGTACTCTCCACGCGGCTCCCTCTCTGACATGTCCGATGGCTCATCAAGGGACAGCCCTGACCCGATCCCATTTGAGATCAAACAGGAGGGCGACAGGCTGGAGATGGACATCACCAGTGGCACCACGACCCAGATCATGTTCAACATTCACAGGGGTCCGGCTTCTTCGTCTACACACCACCAGATTAAACAGCACCAGGAGATGGACGCCGCGTATAACCACCACCCCCACATCCTTCAGCAGCAATCACAACCCCATCAGGAGACAGTAGCGGCCATCAAAGCCACGAGCCAGTCTGCCCCTCACCCGCCGGCGGCCCAAAGAAGCGTCATTCTGTACGGCGCCAGCGTTGCCTCTTATCCGGTAGACATTGTCACCAGGCCCCAGGATGTTGACCTGCCAGTAGCCTTaaagcacagcagcagccaactgcagcagtccatcacagagactTCCACTGAGACTCTGGCTGAGGTAACAAAGCAGCTGGAGAGAAAGACACTGGACTCGCCTACGTATGAGCTCTCAGACAGCTTTGGCGAGgctaaagagagagagatgtacAGAGTCTGCCAACTTACCCATCAGCAACTAGAGCAGCAACAGGAGGGGGAATCCCCCGCGGATCTCCTGAGTGAACAGGTAGAGGGGCTCAGCCACACCCAGCTGTACCACCACCTTCAACAACCTCATCATTCCCACCTCAGTGCACAAGATGAGGAGCCACCAGTGCTTAGCTATGAGGGCGGATCCAGAGCTGACAGTTATCTTCAAAGCCAGTCGGCGTCATTAAGCGATGGTGACCCCTGCAGCTCTGATAAAGAGGCATCAACAGATGACGACGAATCCCTATCTTTGTCCTGCTCAGACATGAGCAACCTCCACAACCATCATCTCTCTGGGATCCTCCAATCTGGTTTGTCTCTGCCCCAGTACCCAGGCTGCTCCCAGATGCAGGGCTGGGATCCCCAAGGGGAGGTGAGAGGAACCGCACTGCCCCACAAACTCAGACTCAAACACCGGGCTATGAGCACCGGAAGCAGTAGTGGCAACTGCTCTGGACAGGAGTCCCCAACCACTACTTCCgctgccactcctcctcctcctctccctcagGACCCCTACCTTTCCCTCTCGCCGTTGCAGAACATTAAGCAAGAGCACCCAAGTGGCGCTTGCAAACTGG
- the LOC110367566 gene encoding uncharacterized protein LOC110367566, which produces MEPPCGLDEQGGVLWQVFGPKRRWILPSDHSWQSVQDSSEFRQLDPTHSRPARQPAFSSSVLRTPVEPVRFPIASCEPDVPSLPAVSRAPAFSDLESTACPSGAGFSSTGSRDRTRPPSSRRFPPQPGEVLRWAEARFPNCQQYGQTFATFVQEFKTVFAANIEPAELSRRLWAVKQRGRPVSDFALEFRTLAAAAGWESRALKAAFFQALDESLKDELARSAVSAGPIPEDPLNEDPVDLSLVPKLYWDLKAVFSKSKAKSLPPHRPYDCAIDLLPGAPLPSSRLYNISRAERQALEDYINESLATGIIRPSSSPLGAGFFFVGKKDGSLRPCIDYRGLNQITVKNKYPLPLISSALEPVHDATVFSKLDLRNAYHLVRIRQGDEWKTAFKTPMGHFEYLVMPFGLCNAPSVFQALVNDVLRDFLNVFIFVYLDDILIYSKTLAEHQVHVRLVLQRLLENKLFVKPEKCEFHRPSVTFLGLILESGRVRSDPEKIKAVLNWPVPDSRKQLQRFLGFANFYRRFVRNYSMIAAPLHALTSTKTVFAWNPKADSAFLELKQRFSQAPILVHPDPSKQFTLEIDASDSGVGAVLSQRSSDQKLHPCAYFSRRLTPAERNYDVGDRELLAIKLALEEWRHWLEGTEQPVQIWTDHKNLAYLQAAKRLNSRQARWSLFFSRFNLSISYRPGSKNIKPDALSRMFSPEELPKEPAPILPPSCTVGSLHWEIEDLISQAAQAEPDPGNGPPGKTYVPSSVRPQVLHWFHSTKLFAHPGSRRTSTLITRHFWWPSLYKDVREYTLACPTCAQNKSSNRPPAGLLQPLPLPQRPWSHIALDFVTGLPSSRGMTTILTIVDRFSKACHLVPLRKLPSAFQTAQLLVRHVFRLHGIPKEILSDRGPQFTSRVWKEFSTALGAKCALSSGYHPQSNGQTERLNQELESSLRCLTSTNPTDWSTFLPWVEYAHNSLVSTSTNHSPFEASLGYQPPLFPADEKQITVTSVAHHIRRCQQVWDQTIHSLRRSTEQIRRFADRRRVPAPHYRPGQRVWLSSKDLPHRSTSRKLAPRFTGPYVIDSIVSPSAVRLRLSPRSRIHPTFHVSQLKPVHSSPLCPLTEPPPPPPDRVGRQVRRIVDSRRRGRGWQYLVHWEGCGPEDRSWVSGSSISDPSLISNFWSSRPSSSSRPPGGDR; this is translated from the exons ATGGAGCCTCCAT GTGGCCTTGATGAGCAAGGAGGCGTGCTGTGGCAGGTGTTCGGCCCTAAGCGGCGCTGG ATCCTTCCCTCCGATCACAGCTGGCAGTCGGTCCAGGATTCCTCCGAGTTCCGTCAGCTGGACCCGACCCACTCTCGCCCGGCACGCCAACCTGCCTTCTCGTCCTCTGTGCTCCGAACGCCCGTAGAGCCC GTCCGATTCCCCATCGCCTCCTGTGAACCAGACGTTCCTTCGCTCCCAGCCGTCTCCCGAGCCCCTGCGTTTTCTGATCTCG AATCCACCGCCTGCCCCTCCGGCGCCGGCTTCTCCAGCACCGGCTCCCGAGACCGCACAAGGCCCCCCTCCTCGCGACGTTTCCCTCCCCAGCCCGGAGAGGTTCTCCG GTGGGCTGAAGCCCGCTTTCCAAATTGCCAGCAGTACGGCCAGACTTTTGCGACTTTTGTGCAGGAGTTTAAGACCGTTTTTGCGGCCAATATTGAGCCGGCGGAGCTGTCCCGTCGCCTGTGGGCCGTTAAACAACGCGGGCGTCCAGTCTCGGACTTTGCTTTAGAGTTCCGCACCCTCGCCGCCGCAGCGGGCTGGGAGTCGCGCGCTCTCAAGGCTGCCTTCTTCCAAGCGTTAGACGAATCTCTTAAAGACGAGCTGGCACGC TCCGCTGTGTCTGCTGGGCCCATCCCAGAGGATCCTCTTAATGAGGACCCAGTAGACCTCAGTTTAGTTCCCAAATTATATTGGGATCTAAAGGCGGTGTTTagcaaaagcaaagcaaagtcGCTCCCACCCCATCGACCATATGATTGCGCAATCGATCTGCTGCCCGGTGCTCCTTTACCCTCCAGCCGCTTATATAACATCTCTCGGGCTGAAAGACAGGCGCTTGAAGATTACATTAATGAGTCACTGGCCACCGGAATCATccgtccctcctcctcccctttgGGTGCTGGGTTCTTTTTCGTGGGGAAGAAGGATGGGTCTCTCCGCCCATGTATTGATTACCGCGGCTTAAACCAAATTACggtcaaaaataaatatccgCTCCCTCTCATTTCTTCAGCCCTCGAGCCGGTCCATGACGCAACCGTTTTCTCTAAGTTAGATCTGCGTAATGCGTATCACCTCGTGAGAATTCGCCAAGGGGATGAATGGAAAACAGCTTTTAAGACTCCCATGGGCCATTTTGAATATTTAGTAATGCCTTTTGGTCTCTGTAACGCACCCTCAGTCTTTCAGGCCCTTGTCAACGACGTCCTCAGGGACTTTCTAAATGTCTTCATCTTTGTATATTTAGACGACATCTTAATCTACTCAAAGACCCTCGCAGAACACCAAGTTCATGTACGCCTTGTCCTCCAGCGCCTATTGGAGAATAAACTGTTTGTTAAACCCGAGAAGTGCGAATTCCACCGACCCTCTGTAACATTCCTAGGCCTCATTCTCGAGAGTGGGCGGGTCCGCTCGGACCCGGAGAAGATCAAGGCCGTCCTTAACTGGCCTGTGCCTGACTCCCGAAAGCAGCTACAACGGTTCCTTGGATTTGCCAACTTTTACCGACGGTTCGTCAGGAACTACAGCATGATCGCTGCTCCCCTGCACGCTTTAACCTCAACCAAGACCGTCTTCGCCTGGAACCCCAAAGCCGACTCCGCCTTCCTGGAACTGAAACAACGTTTCTCCCAAGCTCCCATCCTAGTGCACCCAGACCCATCCAAACAGTTTACTCTAGAGATCGACGCCTCAGACTCCGGGGTAGGAGCTGTCCTCTCTCAACGCTCTTCAGACCAAAAACTACATCCTTGCGCCTATTTTTCCCGACGTTTAACTCCTGCTGAACGCAATTATGATGTTGGTGACAGGGAGCTGCTGGCTATAAAATTAGCCTTAGAAGAATGGAGGCATTGGTTGGAGGGAACCGAGCAACCTGTCCAGATCTGGACCGACCATAAAAACCTGGCCTATCTACAAGCAGCAAAACGCCTGAACTCGAGACAAGCCCGTTGGTCCCTGTTCTTCTCGCGGTTTAACCTCTCAATTTCCTATCGCCCCGGTTCTAAGAACATTAAACCTGACGCCCTGTCTCGCATGTTTTCTCCCGAGGAGTTACCCAAGGAACCTGCACCCATCCTCCCTCCTTCCTGCACAGTCGGTTCCCTCCATTGGGAAATAGAAGACCTGATCTCCCAAGCTGCACAGGCCGAACCTGACCCTGGAAATGGACCCCCTGGCAAGACCTATGTTCCCAGCTCCGTTCGTCCCCAAGTTCTCCATTGGTTCCACTCTACTAAGCTTTTTGCTCACCCCGGCTCGAGAAGAACCTCCACCTTGATCACCCGGCATTTCTGGTGGCCGTCCCTGTACAAGGATGTTCGTGAGTACACCCTCGCCTGTCCCACTTGCGCCCAAAATAAATCCTCGAACCGCCCCCCTGCTGGCCTTCTCCAGCCACTTCCCCTTCCCCAGCGCCCCTGGTCACACATCGCCTTAGACTTCGTCACCGGTCTTCCCTCCTCCCGAGGTATGACCACCATCCTGACGATTGTAGATCGTTTTTCTAAGGCTTGCCACCTGGTTCCCCTGCGGAAGCTCCCTTCAGCCTTTCAGACCGCTCAGCTTCTGGTTCGACATGTGTTTCGTCTCCATGGCATCCCCAAAGAGATCCTTTCAGACCGCGGCCCCCAGTTCACCTCCCGTGTCTGGAAGGAGTTCTCCACCGCTCTCGGCGCCAAGTGCGCTCTCTCCTCTGGTTATCACCCGCAGTCTAACGGGCAAACTGAGCGCCTGAATCAGGAACTTGAGTCCTCCCTGCGCTGTCTCACTTCTACCAATCCCACAGATTGGAGCACCTTCCTCCCTTGGGTTGAATACGCCCACAACTCTCTCGTCTCCACCTCCACAAACCACTCCCCCTTTGAAGCCTCGCTGGGATACCAGCCCCCACTGTTCCCCGCAGACGAGAAACAGATCACAGTCACGTCTGTAGCCCACCACATTCGACGATGCCAGCAGGTTTGGGACCAGACCATTCACTCCCTCCGACGCTCCACTGAACAGATTCGCCGATTTGCTGACCGGCGACGTGTACCAGCCCCCCATTACCGTCCCGGTCAGCGGGTCTGGCTTTCCTCCAAGGACCTACCTCACAGATCCACCTCCCGAAAACTGGCCCCCCGCTTCACTGGTCCCTATGTCATCGACTCAATCGTTAGCCCCTCTGCCGTCCGCCTTCGTCTGTCCCCACGTTCCCGTATTCACCCGACCTTCCACGTCTCCCAGCTCAAGCCAGTCCACTCCAGTCCCTTGTGCCCCCTCACCGaaccccctcctcccccgccAGATCGTGTCGGACGCCAGGTTCGACGGATCGTGGACTCCCGTCGTCGAGGTCGTGGCTGGCAGTACCTCGTCCACTGGGAGGGCTGCGGTCCCGAGGACCGGTCCTGGGTGTCTGGATCTTCCATCTCCGATCCTTCCCTCATCTCCAACTTCTGGTCCTCtcgtccctcctcctcctctaggCCGCCGGGTGGcgaccgttga